One part of the Cyclobacteriaceae bacterium genome encodes these proteins:
- a CDS encoding SDR family oxidoreductase, with protein sequence MEGMLKPGSFKGKTIIITGGGTGLGRSMGKYMLELGANLVITSRKKDVLEKAANELMQQTGGNVLAVPCDVRKYEEIENVVSQAEATFGQIHGVLNNAAGNFISPTERLSHRAFDIVVDIVLKGTYYTTLAAGKNWIAKKQPGVFLNIVTTYAWTGSGYVVPSACGKAGVLALTRSLAVEWARYNIRSNAIAPGPFPTEGAWSRLLPGELVKKFDPASRIPLKRVGEHQELANLAAYLMSDYSAYVNGEVITIDGGEWLRNGGEFSHLEMIPGDMWDQLEKMRGKG encoded by the coding sequence ATGGAAGGCATGCTAAAACCCGGATCATTTAAAGGCAAAACCATTATTATAACCGGAGGCGGAACAGGCTTGGGCAGGAGCATGGGCAAATACATGCTTGAACTTGGTGCAAACCTGGTGATTACCAGCCGGAAAAAAGATGTACTGGAAAAAGCAGCAAATGAACTGATGCAGCAAACCGGTGGTAACGTTTTGGCTGTGCCTTGCGATGTGCGCAAGTATGAAGAAATTGAAAACGTAGTTAGTCAGGCAGAAGCAACATTCGGTCAAATCCATGGCGTGCTGAATAACGCAGCAGGTAATTTTATTAGTCCAACGGAGCGGCTTTCGCATCGCGCTTTCGATATCGTAGTCGATATTGTTCTGAAAGGAACCTACTACACAACCCTGGCAGCAGGCAAGAACTGGATCGCCAAAAAGCAACCTGGTGTATTTTTGAATATCGTAACCACATATGCATGGACAGGTTCAGGGTATGTAGTGCCTTCAGCTTGTGGCAAAGCTGGTGTTTTGGCATTAACCCGATCGCTGGCCGTTGAATGGGCCAGGTATAACATACGAAGTAATGCCATTGCACCGGGGCCATTTCCAACGGAAGGCGCCTGGAGCCGGCTCTTACCTGGCGAATTAGTTAAAAAGTTCGACCCCGCATCACGCATACCTTTAAAGCGTGTGGGTGAACATCAGGAACTGGCCAACTTGGCGGCTTATTTAATGTCCGATTATTCAGCCTATGTAAATGGAGAAGTTATAACTATTGATGGCGGTGAGTGGCTGCGCAACGGAGGTGAATTCAGCCATTTGGAAATGATACCAGGCGATATGTGGGATCAACTGGAGAAGATGAGGGGAAAAGGCTAA